A part of Sphingobacteriaceae bacterium genomic DNA contains:
- a CDS encoding oligosaccharide flippase family protein: MSKSLTDKTISGLNWSFIGNNSMAVINIVVGIVLARLLLPQDFGLLGMTYIFLGLAELFVTLGMGSSVQRLKNLTREHIRVATTTTIISSLMVYFIFWFSAPYIAGFYKEDRLISIIRVLSSLFIIQGFVTVSYGQIRRALDFKYILKIDLSSFTLGYGVLSSLLAFLGYGVWSLVYGRIASSMISAVIIIIKVPVNFNPLIRKKRI, encoded by the coding sequence ATGTCCAAATCCCTTACAGATAAAACTATATCCGGTTTAAATTGGAGCTTCATTGGCAATAACTCAATGGCGGTTATTAATATTGTAGTAGGGATTGTATTAGCCCGTCTTCTTCTGCCGCAAGACTTTGGGCTTTTAGGAATGACATATATATTCCTAGGGCTTGCGGAACTATTTGTAACGCTTGGTATGGGCTCTTCTGTTCAGAGACTTAAAAATCTAACAAGAGAACATATAAGGGTTGCTACAACAACAACGATTATTTCAAGCTTAATGGTATATTTTATTTTCTGGTTTTCTGCCCCTTACATTGCAGGATTTTATAAGGAGGACAGGCTCATCTCGATAATAAGAGTCTTATCATCTTTATTTATTATACAGGGTTTTGTGACTGTTAGCTATGGACAAATAAGAAGAGCGCTTGATTTTAAATATATTCTAAAAATCGATTTAAGTTCTTTTACTTTGGGTTACGGTGTCCTAAGTTCGCTTTTAGCCTTTCTGGGTTATGGTGTCTGGAGCTTAGTATATGGCAGAATAGCATCTTCTATGATATCTGCGGTTATTATTATAATTAAAGTGCCGGTAAATTTTAATCCTTTAATCAGGAAAAAAAGAATTTAG